The DNA window GcgaacttaaataaataacgagaaaattttggataaaacgagtgaataaaggtaatttttatcatttttttttaataattagataaacaaaacagtaaattatattaatttttttttaaaaatcaggatgtaatttcaaatttctaccgtaaaagaaatattatttatttcggGTAGGTCgaacccctacatagattcgtctcTGTATAATACCATAGAATCTATGATTAGAGTATTACTATTTGTAGTATcgacatatattattattaaataaaacttcaaattttctgttaacttatattttataaataaattagactaTTTGGGAATTTAATTTTCCAAAATGTGCTGTTAAAATAGTTCGGATTAAGTTAGAGAGCATttaagattgatttttttaatattatattaattttaattatagaaaaaattaaagagatcgGCTAACTTTGGCCAATATCATTCTCTAcctattatcttttttttaatgaaagtgGCAAATGAAATGAAACATACCtccttatttgttatttttctaaGTATACGTGTGTTGCTCAGTGAAAACATACCGTACCTTTGTAGACACCTTGGTAGACACGAACTAACTCTCCTTAACCCAAAATCTACCTTCAGTTAACCACCgaaaaacaacaacaataaaaatatataattattttggatgGAAATTAGAACAAAATTTATCTAATCTTTCAATGACGAGTATATTAGAGTAGGTTTCGTTTACAAATTATCTCTTCAACAAGATTTCTATAGAATTTCTCCGACCATCATCATCTATCTCATAAACTATGTTACTTCCTGTTCACCAGCTCCGACGAACAATCAGACACGCCTACAATCCATCCTCAAGAAATGGAACATCGATCTTCCCATCATTCAAACCTCGAATTTGTCCATAGCTTCCTTCGCTGGATTAGTTTGTTTTATCGATAATAACGGTGTTTGAACCACCTATGTTTAGGTTTACAACTTTGTCACAAAGAAACACAAGAAACTCGTTAATATcagtttaagattttttttgacTACACCAGTTTTAGCGatctttttcttcttaattcgtttatataaatttgagaaattttaaagTTAACCATTTTCTATGTTAtggataaatttaataattatccaAACTTCAATTTTAcactttttttcaaatttaataattattttattcatatattttagattGATTTGGACAATGGGACAATACCTCCGCTggtaacttatttttttttcttattttttttttaagaaaatgaaataataaataacaaaaaataatcactttcttaaaaataaatttctttcatttattatattatactttcTAAGAGCATCCTTATCCATGACCCAAAAATGAGTCATGATTAGGGGTGTCAAAAATGAACTCGATCCGCCAACCCGACACGAGTCGACCCGAAGAAtattgggttagggttaggggTTTTCGGGTTTGAATCATTTCGGGTCAGACCCAAAATATAAcctgaaaaaagaaaattgggttgggttgagttgGGTTGGGTTCGGGTCAACCCGGGTTGACCTGAATTAAAAAATCAGGTCACTCATCAATCCGAATCCACCCACCCACCCAACCCGACCcacctaatatattaataaaaaaaataacttgtttACTTTACAaaaaaaccctaaccctaactgACCTAACTCATATCCTTAATTTCTattctttttcttcctttcGTCTTTCTCATTATtccttttcttccttctttctCACTTCTCTTCAATATACATTTCTTCtctaattttcatcttttttaatctCTTGAACTCTGCTAGTATCCAGCAATAAAATGAGTTCACAAATTAATCTTGATCTTGAGGAGGATAGTGTGGAGGATTCACCTATGACAAATTTAGATGCAAATAAAGAAACGTGCATTGATTATCAAGATCAAGCCTCCAAAACTGGTATTGATAAACGAAAGAGACCATTAAAATCAAAGTGGTGGCAGTATTTTGATATGCTTCCTAAAATAGAGGGAGAAGATTTGCGATGTAAAGGTAAAGCATGTGGAATTACATACAAAGCTGATAGTAGCATGGGAACATGTAATCTTCGCCGTCATATCTTTAATCAATGTTCTAGACAGAAAACTCGTGATATTGCTCAAGCTTTGTTAGAACAAGGGGATACAAGTCTTAATATTAGGTCTCAAAAGTTTAGTCAAGAAAGATTTAGAGAGTTACTAATCTTAGCAATTGTGAAGCATGATTTACCATTTTAGTTTGTAGAATATTTCGGGTTAGTCGGGTTAATCGGGTTGGTCGGGttggtttgggtttgggttcgGGTTCGGATTTATTGTTTTCAGGTTGGTTCAGGTTCGGGTCGGGTCCGGgttaaaaattttgttataatgcaCCTCCTTAAACCCGACTCGAACCCACCTGAATTGACACCCCTAGTCATGATGCCGGTTACagttgattttataaatttatcatgaCCAAATGGTTGGTCATTCTATGACCAAAACCACAATAATGTCATTGGGTCTTGGTTTTGTCAAATTTTGACAAaaatcacaaccaaactcatCCAATAAAATGTTGTCAGCCTAGATTTTCTTTATCTCTAATCTTTAAAATCcgattttagtattatttataatttaaataaataaataaaatatattaaaattcataatttttcgagatctataaatagagaccacACTTACTATATTTCAGAGCAAAAAAAAATCACCATTTTCTCCATATTTACTAATTATCCTCCatttaataactaattattatttttaaaaattaaaaaaaattattacgtataaaaattagaaattaaatattattatcatatttaaaaattatttattattttttaatttaaaaataaaaataatatttttttaatttatgatcaaAATTTTGTTGGTTATAGATAAAGAACAATCAACAAAATCttaatcataaattttttttgtcatgGATTAGGAGGAAATATTGTAAGTGTTATAACtaatgagaaataattttttttaagttttaaaaactgGTATGTACTATTATAGATTTAAACTAGCAAACATTTATTCTCAAAGCATCCATACAGTtgtattgaaataaattattataaaaaaaatcaatcagaTTAtcagaagaaaaacaaaattatttaccAAAGAATCTTGAGAAAGTGATGATTtctgataaaaataaaaattaaaaagcaaCATAAATCAATCATACTAACTAAATCCTCCGTCTTTCAAGGTGTAGACGAACAGATGGAGGAATTTCTCTAAGAAGCCACTGACACTGGTATTCAAACCAATCAACATCCAAAATGCTTGGTTTACTAGTGTACCCCCAACTATCAAATCTTTTGTACATCTTCGTTTTGATTTCCCAAAAACCCATTCACCTTTACCTCGCTTATGGATCCATTAGGGTATTTCTCCATGACCTTTTCCTCTTCTATCCCCGTCTTGAATTTCATCGGCGAGCTCATGAAGAACGGTCTGTCCAACTGCAAcattaagaataaattaataatctaatcatcaataactactaGGAGGGGGAatgattaattttgtattaCATTTAACTCCAATGTTTGTAACAAGGGAAAAGTCTTCAAGATATATCTAGCCCATATCAGTTTGTCTTCACTGTGGAATGGAACAACAGGCAAAACCAATCGCCTAATATTAGGGAATTCAGTCACTGGTTCAGGGTTGCTGAAATACTGGGCAACAAGCaacaataacaacaacaacatcttGGTTAGTTAcaagaagattaaataaataaataaacttgaaGGGAAGAAGGGGGATTTACTTGAAAAGTATTTTCCGGCGATAAAATTAGATTCTTCAGCATAAGGAAGTTAAGAGCCAATCTCGAGATGTTATCATCTAAATTGTTGGCATCCCATGTTGATGTAACGTAGCGTATAAAAGCATTAGTCAGTCTCGGGGTTTTCATAAATGACCAAGATATTAACCTTCCAGTGTATTCAAGTGTTTCGACATTGTCAGCACAAAGATGGATATGCTCAAGTTTGAAGCATTTCTTCAAAGAGATAAACATCAGACTTGTGTTGTTAGAAGAATTACCTATCCTCAGATCGGTGAGTTTATTACAGTAATGCAGAGTTAGGTCTTTAAGTACCGGGCAACTTTCTAGAAACTTTGTCAGCTTGtgatttcttatatttaaatgtataagcTTAACGGAAATGAGATTGTTGGCACAGAAATTAATCTCCTTAAGTTTTGAGCAGTGCTTCAAGGACAAAACCTTCAACCGTGTGTTGTTCGAAGAATCGCCATTTCTGAGATGAGTGAGTTTAGTACATAAATGCAGACTTAAATTTTCAAGTAAAGGGCAACATTCTAGAACCTCCATAAGTTGAAGATcgtttatatttacatttcGAAGCTTAAGGGAGACGAGTTAATCAAATTTCATGGAACATGAAGCTGGAACTAATTGGAGCCTGCAACCTGCTACTCGCAGATACTTTAGTGTCCCTTTATCTTCGGAGATGGTTAGAAGCCACGGAAAGTTGTAGCACTTCTGGAAGGATGAAGAAAGATCACTTGAGggtaattttgaaaaatcaagaTCAATGGTCTCAACACCTTTTCCAAGGGCACAACTGATCCACCTATCTATAGATTCAGAAAAGAACTTCCCCAACCCAAAAGAAACGCGAAAAGAATTAATCTTGCCGTCACCTTTGAACCTCTGCTGCATAGTTTGGTCCACGTATTTCACAAAATAACTGTCTGCACCTACTGAATCTTCCATAAGCTTTTTACGGTCCAGTCCAAGTACATTAAGATGGTTAAATATGAGGTCAGTATGGTTAATCCAAATGTATTTCCATCTTTTCGATAAAATGCTCGTCCTCACTGCATCTTTCAGGTCCAGCTTACAAGTGATCATGCTCAGAATATCATTTGGCAACTCGCTAATGTAATCATTCGTTGTTTCCTGCAAGTTTACTTGAAAATGATCGATATCATTAAcaattagttatataaattaacagGGTGGGTCGGTTTGTCTAGCTGGCTTTTTCGTACCGTCAATTTAGGGGCTTTGTGTCCTCGGCTCATCGCGCAATCCTCAGTAGTTATATGTAATTACACCTGCAAACAACAATTAATGGAACCTTTAAAGCATTTTGAGAATTCTAAAAAATCAACTAAGAGAACTCAACTATATAGCAAGTTATTATTAACAACAATGGAATTGGCATAAATGCAGATAAACCAAATTCCAACTAAGACTCATCACTGATACGATCTTATTCTTTTTTCAGCAGGTTTGAAAAGTATATCagcaaaaaaaattgaaatagacaaaagtaatatataaaacagGATGGTTTCTGCAGATTTGAGTTCTAGGTTCATTGCATAATCCTTCCAATCTAAGAGTAGGAAACAACTATGTAAATATGATGCTGAGACACAAACTAGACCGCATTAGTACTTAGATAGTCATCTTCTTCGATCAGTGATGAATCTCAGGGGCGAagccaggatttgaaacctacccgggctaattttttattaaaaaaatctatccgggctagttttatagtttgctgTCACCAATGCCTTTTAGCGACGAAAAATAACCTTTTAGCGACGGGAAATaaccaataacgacggtaatttaccgtcgttgttgataaaatacataaaactcTCACTTGGCTCCCATTgaatcttttataataatatttatagttcTTGAGAATAAACCATGTTTTAGCACCAAAAGTACACATTCAAGTATAAAATCTTCTCTAATGCTGTCTCAACAAGCAAACAAGCACACATGGTTGAACTTGTCTTGTCTCCTAGGGtttttcaaaattgaaattgacaaaattatatataacatgaaGAATATTTCCAAACAAATCTAAAAACTTCACATTTCATTAAAGGGTAACGAAGAAAAAACAAACACCAAATCGATAAAAAAGATGAATATTACCGGGAGGGAGGGAGAGAAAAATTGCCGAGAGAGCTAAGCTAAGCTAAGCTAAGCTGAGCACGCATGGttgatctttttttttatcgCGTTTGTCAAATTGTGGTAGGGGAAAGAGCTATTATAGGGAACGAAAATTTTGCAAGCTAATACTTGGAAGGGTGACTAAATATTGATgattaatcataattatttagctctcctatttatttataatttttttctttccctttattaataatttatttacattattaatttataaatatatattaatttattttattatttaatttatttattttaaaaaattaaaataataataagaacaataataaaataaaaaataaaatttatatattttaaatatatattatatttgataaatatatatttaagagaataataaaataaatataaaattttttaattttataaattaattatttctctcctttattaatatatatatatatatatatatatatatatatatatatatttatttacgttaataatttatttatttatttgtttttaaaatgaattataataaggaaaataagaatttgtcaagatCTAACCCATagtatattcaaaataaatataacttaaattatcaactattaatattaaaacgtaaataaaaaaaataatttatgataagaATTAAcccaataataatataaaaggaGATAATAGGTAACATTTTGAGTTAAttgattcaatttataatatattttataagaaaataaaatttaaaaaaaaaattaaagagagaatgggagaaataattaatttaaaaaaattatatttaactttttattctcttaaatatttaagagaatataatatatattttgttatttttctatttgatttattattgtccttattaatatttgaaataaattattaataaaaattaaagagataaaaaaaattattaataaaaattaaagagataaaaaaaaattattaatgaagataagagagagaaattattaatgaataagagagataaataaacGTTTAAAATTATACTTAGTCATCTTACCTCACATATCTTATAGAGGAAAACAAATTAggacttatttaatatatatatatattacagtaagttatttttcaaaaacttgataaactatttttttttaaaaaaagtgatAAGAAAAAGGATGACGTGACATTacattgattgaaaaaaaaaaaataagagattgAAATATTTAATGAGTACTATGTCATAGGtctattctaatttttttttccatttaattaTCCTCACAACTAGAGAATAGttacctaatttataaataataggaaattaagagaaatGAGTTCGATATTTGGTTACGTATGGGAAAATGGTTTTTTAGACGGTATGTCCCACAatccctaaggtctctacttattaattttggccgttttttaaatatttttatgctACCATTggatcatataaataaaaaaacttacataaaataaaagccAACAAAACCCAAATGAAAGGCTAGAACTAGacaagacaaaatataaaaaaaatataaagcaaAGGACAGTGGTTAGCCTTCACGGTCATAAAACCTGATTTTTGGCCGAGGTTTGAACCCAACTTATGGAAGAAGAAAAGGATCCAACCACGGTCGTTGTTCTTCTCTCGGTCAAAATCTACATCCTTTATCGAACAGTGTGCAACAACATCAGTCATCGGTCCCTAAGTATAGCAAGTGTCGGTCCTGGACTTATCGGGTGCAGTGGACGTCGATCTTGGCTTCAACAGCAGTAGGTGAAGACTCTCGGTCGTGGGCGTACAACAACATCGGTCCTCGGCTGGTCGGATGCACAAATGCTAGTCTCGATCTCCAACAATAGTAGGCGAAGAAACCCTCAGTCGCGGGTGTGCAATAACATCCACCGGGTGCCAATCTTTCGTAACTAACGTGTAGCGGCCTCCATCAGTCATAGGTAAGAATGAGCATTTGGATTATCCGAATCCGAACTATCCGAATTTCGAACTATCCGGACTATccaaatttcatattttactaTCCGAGTCCGAACTATCCGATATTTTTCGGATACGGATACGGATAATCCAAATTATCCGAAATATTTTGCACATTGTCTTGAATGCAATAATcactattataaatatttaagaaagtAATACATCAAAATAACACATATTTCAATATAATGTTCCACACAATTATAAAGAATGTAAAGAGTCACATGCTCCcaattttatattatgtaaAGAATTTAAAGAGTCACATGCGTCTTTTACAGAAagtgacttgtcagttggtcgtGAACAATACTAACTTATGACTTTGAATAGTTCGGATATccgaaaatatttttttaattccgaATCCGAACTAAAAAGTTCAGATTATCCGAATCTAAATCTGGAAAAAAAATCGGATACGGACTCGGATGTCGGATAACGGATTTTATGCTCACTCTTAGTCCCAGGTGCACAGCAGGTTTTGTCTTCGATCTATCGGGAGCACAAAGCGAGAGCCTGCCTTTAGTAGTAGTGggtagggctgcaaatgagccgagccgagctcCAGTTTGCTaaaactcgagctcgactcgattaagtatttattagctcgactcaaactcgagctcgaacgagcttaaaaatttgagctcgagttcgacttgACTATATTATctacaagctcggctcgactcgaaagcttgaacaaaaaattaatttttaagctcaaacttgagctcgaactcgaactcgaacccgattcgagctcgaactcgaaccaaatttatttataaaattaaaatatcaatcttTCATACACattaataaaaacatgatatttcaaaattaaaatatgaaacaatcataactattcaaaattctaaaacataataatccaatacattaaatcaccattattaatcaaaattctaaaacataaaattcaaaaattaaaatacaaaattataaaaattgtttgaacattcaatatattaatcttttttaactcatgttcttcaatcatagCACACGTACAACTACctgcattcaataatatgaaatgtttaatcttaaaaataattaatataaaaaataaatattaaaacaaataactaaaatttaacttactttaagatTTAGATACCGACAACAAAATTTCTTGATATGTCTTCTCTTTctgaaaaagtgaaaaattaattaaataagtgataAAATTCAGTATGTAACataagaatttaataataaaaacttactttagtcttctttttcattccatTTATATGTCGAAGCCAATCACCCCCACAAAGTAGAGTTTGCACTGTATTCGTAGATAGTGATGAACGGTAAGAATTAATGACTCTTGTTCTAGCACTAAATGTTGCTTCTGAAGCCACTGAAGTCACTGGGATTGCTAAAATGTCATCTACTATCTTAGATAATAATGGATGTTGCATTCTATTCATCCTCCACCATTCTAAACatgaaaaatctttaaaaatctCATTCTTCTTTAGACGACATTTTCAAGATAATATGTCAATTCAGATTTCTTACTCTCCAAAGTTTCTACTTTTGCACAATAGTCATCAAAATCATCCCAATTATAAATAGAACTTTGATCTCTCTTAATATTTGAGGAATCAAAACTCTTAGATTTAGAGGAATAAGACGTTGCGTTACtaatttcttcatcaacatACTATTCATAAAGAGAATAAATTACCTCTTTAACTTTTAAGATATGCTTAGAGGCATCTAATTCAGAATAAAGCttaggaaaataaaattcaacTGCAAACATTTTCTTGGTTGGATCGAACACGTCAGCTATAGCCATCAATAGATTACAGTCACCCCAATacttatcaaatttttttttcattttactagCCAGCTCCTTCAGAAATAAATCGCCATGTTATGCATATGTATCCAATGCTGACTTTATTTTTTGAACTTCTTGTAGAAATAAATTTGAAGTAGGATACTCACTACCTAAAATAATGTGAGTGGCCATCCAAAAAGCCTCTAACAATTAGCAAATCTTTTGAGCTTTATTCCATTCTTCATCATGAGGGCAACAACTATAAAATGGATCACATTCTTTAAACATCTTAAACACTTCTTTGAACTTTAGTGCACAACTTAACATCTCAAAAGTCGAGTTCCACCTGGTTTTGCAATCACGAATCAATTTTTTGTCCTTCAACTGTAATTGTTGTACACAGTCTGCAAATTGCACACGTCTTGCCTCAGAACGATTTACATGTTCTACATTTTCCcttatataacttataatatCTTCAATCTCTCTCAACCCATCTTGAACACACAAATTTAAGACATGTGCACAACAACGAACATGGAATAAATTTCCTCCGCATGCTAATTTTTTAGACCTTTGAATGATATCTTTCATATATCGAATAGCCGAATCATTGTTGGAAGCATTATCAACCGTAATAGTGAAAACCTTGTTTTCTATACCCCACTCTTTCATACACTTGAAAATGGCATCGGAAATTTGAAGACCTCCCCTTGGTGGTGGAAtgttaataaaacttaaaactctCTTCTGTAAATTCCAACAAGAATCAATCCAATGTCCAGTGACTACCATGTACTCAATTTTTTGATTCTTTGACTTCCAACAATCTGTTGTCAAACTTACTTTATTTACACACTCAAGACTTTTCTTCAATCTCTTTTTCTCCATCTCATAAATTTTCATGCAATCTTCTCTACAAGTCATTCGAGTAATCTTTTGCCATTCTGGCATTCCACGCTTCATCATTAAATTAAACCCCTCTTCCTCAAGAATGGTGAATGGATGTTCATTCATCATAATCCAATGAGCAACTGCTTCTCGCATTTGTTCCATATCAAATTTTTCATAATGCAAAGCAAAAATGGATGGTGAAGCTGAATCGGATGGCAAAAAATTCAACTTTGTTTGTTGTTCAGCAACTCACAAATTAAGTTTCTCATCACACAACTTAATCTATGCCTCAAAAGACTTGATGTGGATCCTGATTTATCAATTGTAAAGAGAGCATTACAATGTTTACATTTCGCTTTATGTCCATCAACTGTATCAAAATAATTCCAAACATCTGaaacttttttccttttctttattTGGAATATCTgaaatttttttccttttttatttggAATATCTCTTCCTCATTTTCTTCAGCCTTTTCTTGTGTTTCTGGACTAGATATTCTAGTTTCCGTGTTGATCTCAATTTCAACCTCATTAGATTCAGCTACGACACTATTTATGGTAAGTAAAAGAGACGACTCTTCCATAGACATacctaatattaataaatatgtcaattttacctataatatacttaaaataaaattatcaaacatctaatataaaaaaattaattgatctagGTATAagctaattaacaaataatgttcaatttattatttttttatattataatatatattattaatcttataaattatttttttctctaaacatattatatataatatatatatcctttttttctccccatattatatataataaatatattaattttttttcctttaaatattatatatattatacttttattatataaaatatattaaaatttttatctctttcaatattatatataataaatatttttttatatataatatattaactatttttatcctaaataattatatattatgatatactaattattatatccataatatttatttttattatatataatatattaaccatttttatctctttcaatagtATATATCTTAGtcttttttatagaataatcgaaaatattattctatatattcatTCAATTTATGTATAGAATAATT is part of the Impatiens glandulifera chromosome 1, dImpGla2.1, whole genome shotgun sequence genome and encodes:
- the LOC124921477 gene encoding putative F-box protein At1g32020; amino-acid sequence: MSRGHKAPKLTETTNDYISELPNDILSMITCKLDLKDAVRTSILSKRWKYIWINHTDLIFNHLNVLGLDRKKLMEDSVGADSYFVKYVDQTMQQRFKGDGKINSFRVSFGLGKFFSESIDRWISCALGKGVETIDLDFSKLPSSDLSSSFQKCYNFPWLLTISEDKGTLKYLRVAGCRLQLVPASCSMKFD